A genomic region of Enterococcus sp. 12C11_DIV0727 contains the following coding sequences:
- the gap gene encoding type I glyceraldehyde-3-phosphate dehydrogenase, giving the protein MTVKVGINGFGRIGRLAFRRIKEVSDDIEVVAINDLTSPTMLAQLLQFDSTHGTYPGKVTATEDAIVVDGEETKVYAEADASKLKWVAENGVDIVLECTGFYASQAKSQAHIDAGAKRVVISAPAGDMKTIVYNVNDDTLTPEDKIISAGSCTTNCLAPMAYFLNNEFGIEVGTMTTVHAYTSTQMLLDGPVKGGNLRAARSAADNTIPHSTGAAKAIGLVIPELNGKLQGHAQRVPVVDGSLTELVSILKTKVTADQINETIKKHTIDNPSFGYDDREVVSGDVIGTTEGSIFDPTQTEVTTSGDFQLVKTVAWYDNEYGFTCQMIRLLAKFANL; this is encoded by the coding sequence ATGACAGTAAAAGTAGGCATTAATGGATTTGGACGAATTGGTCGCCTTGCATTCCGCCGCATCAAAGAAGTTTCCGATGATATTGAAGTTGTAGCAATCAATGATTTGACAAGTCCAACGATGTTAGCCCAATTACTACAATTTGACTCGACACATGGTACTTATCCTGGAAAAGTGACAGCAACAGAAGATGCAATCGTAGTTGACGGTGAGGAAACAAAGGTTTATGCGGAAGCTGATGCTAGCAAACTTAAATGGGTAGCTGAAAATGGTGTTGACATTGTTTTGGAATGTACTGGTTTTTACGCCTCACAAGCGAAATCACAAGCACATATTGACGCTGGTGCGAAACGGGTTGTGATCTCAGCTCCAGCTGGTGACATGAAAACAATCGTTTATAACGTTAATGATGATACCTTAACGCCAGAGGATAAAATTATTTCAGCTGGTTCATGTACAACAAATTGTTTAGCGCCAATGGCTTATTTCTTAAATAATGAATTTGGGATTGAAGTTGGTACCATGACAACTGTTCATGCTTATACCTCTACCCAAATGTTGTTAGATGGACCTGTAAAAGGCGGTAATTTACGTGCTGCTCGTTCAGCAGCTGATAATACGATTCCTCATTCAACAGGTGCTGCTAAAGCAATTGGTTTAGTTATTCCAGAATTAAATGGGAAGTTACAAGGACATGCGCAACGTGTCCCAGTAGTCGACGGATCATTGACTGAACTTGTCTCTATTTTAAAAACAAAAGTCACTGCTGATCAAATTAATGAAACAATCAAAAAACATACAATTGATAATCCTTCATTTGGTTATGATGATCGTGAAGTCGTCTCAGGTGATGTGATTGGGACAACCGAAGGATCCATTTTTGATCCCACGCAAACCGAAGTAACCACATCAGGTGATTTCCAACTAGTTAAAACAGTTGCTTGGTATGATAATGAATATGGTTTTACCTGCCAAATGATCCGCTTGTTAGCAAAATTTGCTAACTTATAA
- a CDS encoding 3-deoxy-7-phosphoheptulonate synthase yields MSFKALSQPINFEQVKSLSKLTPDQEKLKAVRDQELKNIIEGKSQKILLVIGPCSAHNEEAVMEYVTRLAKLQEKVQDKIFMVPRVYTNKPRTNGDGYKGLLHQQNPEGESNLIKGIAAVRSLHNRVISETGLTTADEMLYPENLEFVQDLVSYIAVGARSVEDQQHRFVASGIDQPTGMKNPTSGNLNVLFNSLYAAQQKQEFIFNGLEVETSSNPLAHVVLRGGLNEYSENIPNYHYEDLLKVVALYKAGNYKNPFIVIDTNHDNSGKQYKEQVRIVKETLINRSWNQDMKKWVRGFMIESFLESGRQEADGKVFGQSITDPCLGWAETEELVYYIAENA; encoded by the coding sequence ATGAGTTTTAAAGCATTGAGCCAACCAATCAATTTTGAACAAGTCAAATCATTATCTAAACTAACACCAGACCAAGAAAAATTGAAAGCTGTTCGGGATCAAGAGTTAAAAAATATCATTGAGGGGAAAAGTCAAAAAATTCTTTTAGTGATTGGTCCTTGTTCTGCTCACAATGAAGAAGCAGTGATGGAGTATGTAACGCGTTTAGCAAAACTACAAGAAAAAGTTCAAGATAAAATCTTTATGGTACCGCGTGTCTATACGAATAAGCCTAGAACTAATGGCGATGGCTATAAGGGGCTACTCCATCAGCAAAACCCAGAAGGAGAAAGTAACTTAATCAAAGGAATTGCGGCTGTTCGTAGTTTGCATAATCGTGTTATTAGTGAAACGGGCTTAACCACTGCAGATGAAATGCTTTATCCTGAAAACTTAGAATTTGTTCAGGATTTAGTTAGTTATATCGCTGTGGGCGCTCGTTCTGTGGAAGATCAACAACATCGTTTTGTTGCTAGCGGGATCGATCAACCGACAGGAATGAAAAACCCGACCAGCGGCAATTTGAACGTGTTATTCAATTCCTTATATGCGGCGCAACAAAAACAAGAATTTATTTTCAATGGACTTGAAGTAGAAACAAGTTCTAATCCATTAGCACACGTCGTCTTAAGAGGTGGATTAAATGAGTATAGTGAAAATATTCCTAACTATCATTATGAAGACTTATTAAAAGTAGTAGCTTTATATAAAGCTGGTAATTATAAAAATCCATTCATCGTAATCGATACAAATCATGATAATTCAGGGAAACAGTATAAAGAGCAAGTCCGGATCGTGAAAGAAACCTTGATCAATCGTTCTTGGAATCAGGATATGAAAAAATGGGTACGCGGATTTATGATAGAAAGTTTTCTTGAAAGTGGTCGCCAAGAAGCGGATGGCAAAGTGTTTGGTCAATCAATTACTGATCCCTGTTTAGGTTGGGCTGAAACAGAAGAACTAGTGTATTATATTGCTGAAAATGCTTAG
- a CDS encoding Fur family transcriptional regulator — protein MDSTAALKKTKQQLHESGFKLTPQREATVLVLLENEKDHLSAEEIYFLVKQKSPEIGLATVYRTLEILTDLKVVDKVSFNDGLARYDLRKEGAKHFHHHLLCLECGNIEEVEEDLLGDVEDVVEQRYHFLVKDHRLTFHGICQECQQKKKKQSTEEAVSKI, from the coding sequence ATGGATTCTACTGCTGCTTTAAAGAAAACAAAACAACAATTGCATGAATCTGGTTTCAAACTGACGCCTCAACGAGAAGCAACAGTATTGGTATTACTAGAAAATGAAAAAGACCATTTATCAGCAGAAGAAATTTATTTTTTAGTTAAACAAAAAAGCCCGGAAATCGGTTTAGCAACTGTTTACCGTACATTAGAAATTTTGACTGACTTAAAAGTCGTAGATAAGGTAAGTTTCAACGATGGGTTAGCTCGTTATGACTTACGCAAAGAAGGCGCCAAACATTTCCATCATCATCTTTTATGTTTAGAATGTGGCAATATTGAAGAAGTGGAAGAAGATTTATTAGGGGACGTAGAAGACGTTGTAGAACAACGTTATCATTTTCTTGTGAAAGACCATCGCTTAACCTTCCACGGTATTTGTCAAGAGTGTCAACAAAAAAAGAAAAAGCAGTCAACAGAAGAGGCTGTATCAAAAATTTAA
- a CDS encoding CvfB family protein, translated as MNELLAQIFTALVIDENESHYFLQKNGITLRLSKEEGSHEIGEAVEGFGYMNQKQEPEMTTMIPTARIGQYAFGTVTGTRRDLGAFVDIGLKDKDVVVSLDELPVMRELWPKKGDQLMIALKVDNKERIWGELADEKIFKAMAKPGTEELKNENISGIVYRLKMIGSFVLTDDFYIAFIHPSERYQEPRLGERVNGRVIGVRPDGTLNISLKPRGYEAISDDAAMILTFLERSADHKIPFTDKSNPEEIMQTFGISKAQFKRAIGNLLKQGKITQEAGFTILKEEAQEK; from the coding sequence ATGAACGAACTATTAGCGCAAATTTTTACAGCATTAGTGATTGATGAAAATGAAAGTCACTATTTTTTACAAAAAAACGGAATCACATTGCGATTATCTAAAGAAGAAGGCAGTCATGAAATCGGTGAAGCGGTAGAAGGCTTTGGTTATATGAATCAAAAGCAAGAACCTGAAATGACTACGATGATTCCGACCGCTCGAATCGGGCAATATGCGTTTGGAACAGTTACCGGCACAAGACGTGATTTAGGCGCTTTTGTGGACATTGGACTGAAAGATAAGGATGTAGTCGTTTCTTTAGATGAACTACCTGTAATGCGTGAATTATGGCCTAAAAAAGGGGATCAATTGATGATCGCTTTGAAAGTGGATAACAAAGAGCGTATCTGGGGTGAATTAGCAGATGAGAAGATTTTCAAAGCGATGGCTAAACCAGGAACGGAAGAACTTAAAAATGAAAATATCAGTGGCATTGTGTATCGGTTAAAAATGATTGGTTCATTTGTTTTAACAGACGATTTCTACATTGCATTTATTCATCCTTCAGAGCGTTATCAAGAACCACGTTTGGGGGAACGAGTAAATGGTCGTGTAATCGGCGTTCGACCTGACGGCACATTGAATATTTCTTTGAAGCCGCGTGGTTATGAAGCAATCAGCGATGATGCAGCGATGATCTTAACGTTTTTAGAGCGTTCAGCGGACCATAAAATTCCATTTACAGATAAATCCAATCCAGAAGAAATCATGCAAACGTTTGGAATTAGCAAGGCGCAATTTAAGCGCGCTATTGGTAATTTATTGAAACAAGGAAAGATTACTCAAGAAGCAGGATTTACGATTTTAAAAGAAGAAGCGCAAGAAAAATAA
- a CDS encoding AzlD domain-containing protein: MSNTYVLLTILGCSIVTWIPRIFPFLISKRVDFPDWFLRFLSYIPICILTALLFQSILEVQATGFPKVKTLEALSCIPTLLVAIRTKDLMKTVVVGIITIALLRIFLG, from the coding sequence ATGAGTAACACCTATGTACTATTGACGATTTTAGGTTGTTCGATCGTTACGTGGATTCCGCGGATTTTTCCTTTTTTGATTTCTAAACGAGTCGATTTTCCAGACTGGTTTCTTCGATTTTTATCTTATATCCCGATTTGTATCTTGACGGCACTCTTATTTCAGAGTATTTTAGAAGTTCAGGCAACAGGCTTTCCTAAAGTAAAAACGTTAGAAGCGTTAAGTTGTATTCCTACTTTACTTGTTGCTATTCGTACCAAAGATTTAATGAAAACCGTTGTAGTAGGAATCATTACAATTGCATTATTACGTATTTTTTTAGGCTAA
- a CDS encoding AzlC family ABC transporter permease, which translates to MEKKEYLTFRDGVNACIPTILGYLGIGIAAGVVGKNVGLSIVEIALMSILVYAGGAQFIICGMLAIHSPISAIVFTTFLVNLRHFLMSMSVASYFKNEPLITSIGIGTLLTDESYGVLMSALANDQRVSSAWTHGLNITAYLAWILSTIIGGLLGTWIPDPYLLGLDFALVAMFAGLFVLQVDAPIKKHTKETLIVLGTVCLSLYFFMGFFSPELSVLFATLLGCTVGVVNHHE; encoded by the coding sequence ATGGAAAAAAAAGAATATTTAACCTTTAGAGACGGGGTAAATGCTTGTATACCAACAATTTTAGGCTATTTAGGCATTGGAATTGCAGCGGGCGTAGTTGGCAAAAATGTGGGGTTATCGATAGTAGAGATCGCTTTGATGTCGATTTTAGTCTATGCTGGTGGTGCACAATTTATTATTTGTGGTATGTTAGCAATTCATTCACCGATCTCGGCAATTGTTTTTACAACATTTTTAGTGAATTTACGCCACTTTTTGATGAGCATGTCGGTGGCTTCTTATTTTAAAAATGAACCATTGATTACTAGTATTGGAATTGGTACACTTTTAACGGACGAATCTTACGGCGTTTTAATGTCAGCGTTGGCAAATGATCAGCGCGTCAGTTCCGCTTGGACGCATGGCTTGAACATCACTGCCTATTTAGCTTGGATCTTGTCGACCATTATCGGTGGTTTATTAGGAACCTGGATTCCAGATCCCTATCTATTAGGCTTAGACTTTGCGTTAGTGGCCATGTTTGCAGGATTATTTGTTTTGCAAGTTGATGCGCCTATCAAAAAACATACCAAAGAAACGCTGATCGTATTAGGTACAGTCTGTTTATCTCTTTATTTTTTTATGGGCTTTTTTTCGCCGGAACTCTCTGTTTTATTCGCAACTCTTTTAGGTTGTACTGTTGGGGTGGTGAATCATCATGAGTAA